The following proteins are co-located in the Dyadobacter chenwenxiniae genome:
- a CDS encoding LytR/AlgR family response regulator transcription factor translates to MKIKAILVDDEPHAIEVLDNYLRNFSEIEIVARCQDAIQAFQVLQQQKVDLMFLDVKMPGLTGTELLRSLKTPPKVVFTTAYQDYAVEGFDLNAVDYLLKPIPFERFLRAMDKVFTGLNVTNQSVSVAQRAAVSNQEVFLYLKVDRKMVKVNVNDILWVESLRDYIKVVLKDKVLITKQKISLLEELLPEDSFIRVHRSFIVSVDKVESYHAHKIEIAGKELPIGRNFRNDCQRRFKLTF, encoded by the coding sequence ATGAAAATAAAAGCGATTTTGGTAGACGACGAACCCCATGCCATTGAAGTGCTGGACAACTATCTCCGCAATTTCAGTGAAATAGAGATCGTTGCCCGCTGCCAGGACGCGATTCAGGCTTTCCAGGTTTTACAGCAACAAAAAGTAGATCTGATGTTCCTGGATGTCAAGATGCCCGGGCTTACCGGAACAGAGCTGTTAAGAAGCCTCAAAACGCCGCCCAAGGTCGTTTTTACAACTGCGTACCAGGATTATGCCGTCGAGGGGTTTGATCTGAATGCAGTGGATTATTTGTTGAAACCCATTCCTTTCGAGCGCTTTTTGCGGGCCATGGACAAAGTTTTTACCGGTTTGAATGTTACCAACCAATCCGTTTCGGTTGCACAAAGAGCTGCCGTGAGCAATCAGGAAGTCTTTTTATATCTAAAAGTGGATAGGAAGATGGTGAAGGTCAATGTGAATGACATTCTTTGGGTAGAGAGCTTGCGCGATTACATTAAGGTTGTTTTGAAAGACAAGGTGCTGATTACTAAACAAAAAATAAGTTTGCTGGAAGAACTGCTTCCGGAAGACAGCTTCATTCGCGTGCACCGGTCGTTCATTGTTTCGGTGGATAAAGTGGAAAGTTACCATGCTCATAAAATTGAAATTGCAGGAAAAGAACTTCCTATCGGTCGCAACTTCCGCAACGATTGCCAGCGACGATTCAAACTGACTTTTTAG